The stretch of DNA AGCCGAAGCAGGCTGGCACCTCGGCCACGAAGTCCTTGCTGAAAGCGTCATTGATACCGTCTGGGCACAGGCGCTTCCATGCCGTCTCGTTCAGGTCGGGCAGCAACCGCGCCGGGTCGATCGCCCAGGCGCGCAGCGCCTCGAACCACTTCACCAGCGAGTCGGCGCGCATCTTGTTGCCGTTGAAGCACTTCGGGTTGCGCTCGCGCTGGCCGGCGATCCAGCTTTCCATCTCGTCGGCGCGGGCGCTCCAGCCCTCCTTGAGGCCGGCCAGTTCGGCGCGCAGCGCCGCCTGCACGCGCGACACCAGGGAGCCGAGCGGCTCGGGCGCGCATTCGCCCAGCAGGTGGGTGCGCGTCACCAGCTCGCGCACGCCCCCCTTCAGGGCCTCGACATCGCGCCAGCATTCGCGCACCGAGGCCAGCGCCTCCGCGCCCAGCGGGTAGATGTGCTGGCGCCAGTAGTCGTGGGCGGCGTCCTCGAACAGGGCGCGCTCGTCGCTGACCAGCTCTTCGTCGAACAGGCTGCCGGAGTCGAAGGCGTGCTCGCGCAGCATGCGCTGGCACCAGGCGTCGATGGTGAAGATCGCCGCCTCGTCCATCGTCTCGGCCGCCAGCACCAGGCGGTGGGCGGCGACGCTGCGCTCTGCGTCCGTGGGATAGGCATCCGCCAGCTCGGCCAGGTAGGGGTCGTCGATGTCGTGCTGGCCACGGAAATAGGCGGCCGCCTCGACCAGGCGCTCGCGCACGCGGTTGGCCAGCTCGCGCGTGGCCGCGCGGGTGAAGGTCATCACCAGGATTTCGCTGGGCAGCAGCGGGCGGGCAAAGGCGGTCTCGCCGCCGTGGCCGAGCACCAGGCGCAGGTAGAGCGCGGCGATGGTCCAGGTCTTGCCGGTGCCGGCCGAGGCCTCGATCAGGCGCGTGCCGTGCAGCGGGAAGACCAGGGGTTCGAGCTGCTGGCTCATGCCGCCTCCCCTGCCGCGTCGCCGCCCAGGGGCGCCACCTGCACGCCGGTCTCCAGCCACTCGGCCAGCGGACCATACAGGTCGCGCGCCACGTGCGGCCAGTCGCCGGCCGCGACCAGGGAAGCGAAGTCGGGCCACAGGCGCGCCAGGCACAGTTCCTCGACTTCGCCGGACAGTTCATAGCTGCCGTCGTATACCAGGCGCGCATCCGCTTCGACCGCGCCTTCGCGCAGCAGCGCCAGCGCGGTCTTGCAGGCCACGCCCAGCGGGCGGTCGAGGTTGGTGCGCCACAGCGTGACCAGGTCGTGCAAGGTGGCGGCCGCCTCGATCGGGTTCAGGGCCGGCATGGTGAGGATCGCATCGCGCGCCACCAGATGGCCCGCCACCGGGGCGCCGGCGGCGCTGGCCGCCAGCTGGCGCAGCCAGGCGCCGATCAGCTTGTCGCCGCGCGGACGGCCTTCGCGGTCGAGCACCTTGGAGGACACCTGCATCAGCCAGGCGGTCTCGGTGCCGTCGGAGCGCAGGCGGTCGATCCAGTCGTCCAGCACCAGGCCGTCGGCCAGCCCCAGGCTCACCGCGCGCTTGGGCGCACTGTGGGGGAAGCGCGCGCCCAGCTCCAGCCAGGCGCTGCGCACCGGCACCAGGCCGTCGACCAGCTCCTGCTGCCACTGGCGCCCCATCAGGCCGATCGGCAGCACGCCTTCGCGCGCCAGCCGTTCCGCGCGGCCATTCAAGGCCGTGCGCACGTCGTGCAGGGCTTCCATCGGTCCGCTGTCGTCGAGCAGATGGTCTTCGATGAAATAGCGCTCGAGCGCGTCCAGCGAAAACGGTTCCTCGTCCTCGCCCACCACGGCGGCGTCGGCGAACACCACGCCCAGGCGGCGCCGGAAGAAGTAGCGGGCCGGCTGGCGCAGGAAAGCCGCCAGTTCGCCCAGCTTGAGCACCAGGCCGGGTTCGATCTCGTAGGGCGGCAGGGTGTCGACGCCTCCGGCCTCCGGCTGGTCCTGCCCGTGGGCGGTGCGCCACTCGCCGGCATAGGTCAGCAGGCCACCGCGCTCGAAATAGCGGCGGCTGAAGGGCTGCAGCGCATGTTCCGTGGTGCGCTCGGACAGGTCGAGATTCCAGCCGCTCTTCAGGTAATCGCGCAGCTGGGCCACCAGCACCGAGGCCGGCTGCTCGCTGTTGTCGCGCACGTTGCGGCCGACCCAGCTCAGGTACAGCTTGTCGCGCGCCGACAGCAGCGCTTCCAGCATCAGATAACGGTCGTCGTCGCGGCGCGAGCGGTCGCCCGGGCGCGCCATGCCGGGCAGCGCCAGGAGGTCGAAGTCGGCCTGATGGCTGCGGCGCGGGAAATCGCCATCGTTCATGCCAAGCAGGCACACCACGCGGAACGGCACGGCGCGCATTGGCATCAGGGTGCAGAAGGTCACGCCGCCCGAGACGAACTGGTGGTTCAGGGTCGGCTGGTCGAGCTGGCCGAGCCAGGACTCGCGCATCACCGCCAGCGGCACCGGTTCGCTGAACTGCGCGCTGTCCGTGGTCTCGAGCCAGCACTGCAGCGCTTCGTTCAGCTGCGCCAGGGTCAGGCGGTCCGCTTCGATGCCGGGATGGAAGAAGGCCGCCAGCAGCGCGCGCGCCGCCTCGCCCCACTCGCCTGGCGTGCGCGGCCGCACCAGCTCGGCACGCCAATGCAGGAGGTTCTCGATGAACTGGGCGAGCGAGCCGGCCAGCGCCGCATCCAGGCCGCCCACTTCGGCATAGGGTTCGATGTCGCCGAAACTGGCGCCGGCCCCGCTCGCGTAGCCGAGCAGCATGCGGCGCACCCCGAAGATCCAGGCATTCTGCTCCCCGACCGAGGCCAGGCCCAGCCCGGCGCGGTGCTCGCGATCCAGGCCCCAGCGCACGCCCGAGCCTTCGATCCAGCGGCCCAGGATCGGCAGGTCGTCGGCGGCCAGGCCGAAGCGGCCGGCCACCGCCGGGACATCGAGCAAGTCGCGCACCTCGCTCTGGCGGCAGCGCTGCTGCGGCAGGCGCAGCAGCCATTCGAGCGCCACCAGCAGCGGATTGACGCTGCGGTCGCGCATGTCGCCGATTTCAAAGGGAATGTGGCGCGGGTCGCTGCGCCGGTGCTGCTCGAACACCGCATGGATCGCGGCCGAGAACACGTCGATGTCGGGCACCATCACCACCACGTCGCGCGGGCGCAGGCTGGGGTCCTGGGCGAACCAGGACAGCAACTGGTCGTGCAGCACCTCGACTTCGCGCTGGACGCTGTGGGCGATGTGGAATTCGATCGAGCGGTCCGCGCGCGGCGGCGGCGTGCCGGGATGCTCGGCGGGCGGCAGCAGGTCGCGCACCGCGGCCTGCACCTGCTGCAGCAGGGTCACGCCGTCGGATTCGTCGAACAGGTCGACCCGCAGGTTCTCGTAGCGGCTGCCCTCGCCCTGGTCGAACTCGTCGAGCATGCGCACGAAGTCGCGTCCCTGCCGGCCCCAGCTCGCCAGCAGCGGGTGGCTGTGCATGTGCAGTTCCTCGACCGGCACGCTGGCCAGGTCGGCGCCGCCGCGCGGCTGCTGGCGCCGGCGCGCGGCCTTGAGCAGCTCGCGGCCCTCGATGATGTCGCCCCAGTAGAAGCGGCAAGGGTTGGGCACCGCGAACAGCACTTGCGTGTGGCGCGACAGCGCGGCGATGGCCTGCAGGGTCTGGTAAGGCAGGGTCGACATGCCGAACAGGATCACGCGGCGCGGCAGGCGCGACACCGGCTCGCGTCCCGCTTCCACCGCGGCCAGGAATTGTGCGTGGATGCTGGCGCGCCCGGTGACGCGCTGCTCCTGGGGCAGGCTGGCGTGGATTTCGCGCCACAGGCAGGCCTGCCACTTCAGGTCGGGACCGAGCGGCGCCGGCTCGCCGGCCGCGCGGCGCAACTGGTCGCGTCCCGCTTCCCAGTCGGCCAGCCAGTCGGCGCGGTAGACCTGGTACTGGTCGTACAGGTCGGCCAGGCGCTCGGCCAGCTGCAGGCGGCGCTCGGGGCAGCCGTCGCCCAGGAATTGTTTCAGCGGCGCGTAAGGGGCGTCTTCCACCAGCGCGGGCAGCAGGCGCATCAGGCGCCAGGTGAGCGGGTCCTTGTCGAAAGGCGCGCGGGTGGGCACGCGCTCGCGCCCCAGCATGCCGCGGTAGGCTTCCCACAGGAAGCGCGCCGGCAGCGCCACCCGGGTGGCGGCGCACACGCCCATGTCCTCGGCCAGGGCGATCTTGAGCCACTCCGCGACCCCGTTCGACTGCACCAGGATGGTCTCCTGCTCGAGCGGTCCCAGCGGGTGCGCGCGCAGCCAGTCGAACATGGCGCTGCGCAGCAATTCCATCTGGTTGCCGTGCAAAATTAACAAGCCGGGGGTGATCGCGGAAGACATCGGAACAGTTGGGTTGCTCAAGGGGCAAAGCATACCCGTTTTGACCGTCTCACGAAAGGCTTGGCGGAGGTACTTGGCCCTTTAACAATATCCAAAACACAAGGTCATCCCTGGTCGTGGACGCGCGCGCCAAGGCGGGCGCCGATCTCGCGCTCGACGCGCGCCAGCTGGGCGCGCAAGCGCGCCGCCAGAGCCCTGGCCTGAGCCGGACGCGCGGCCTGGCTTTCGATCTCCTCGCACAGGGAGGCGAACGGGCCGGCGCCCACCGCGCGCGCCGAGGACTTGAGGCGATGCGCCAGCGCGCCCACCGTCGCCATGTCGCCGGTCGCCAGGGCCGCATCGATGTCCGCCAGGGCGTCGCGCGCGCTGGCCAGGAACAGGAAGGCGTACTTGCGCATCCGATCGCGCTCGCCCCCGACACCACGGGCCAGCGCATCGAAATCGACCGCGCCGGCGCCGGGCGCCGGGATCGTCACCACGTCCGGCGCCGGCGCCGCGCTGCGGCCGAGGCAGCGCGCAATGGTGGCGGCCAGCAGTTCCGGCACCACGGGTTTACTCAGGAATTCATCCATGCCGGCCTGCAGGCAGCGCGCCCGGTCCTCCACCCCGGCGTTGGCGGTCATGGCGATCACTAGGGTGCCGGCAAGCTGGGGGTCCTGGCGGATGCGGCGGGTCGCTTCCAGCCCGTCCATGACGGGCATCTGCACGTCCATCAGGACGCAGTCGAAACGGCGCCGCCGCATCGCCTTCAGCGCCTCGAGGCCGTTGCCGGCCACGCTCACCTCGGCGCCGGCCTGCTGCAGCAGCTCGCGCCCGACCTGCTGGTTGAAAACGTTGTCCTCGACCAGCAGCAGCGCGCAGCCGTCCAGGCGGGCCCCGTGCGCCGCCCCCAGGCCGGCACCGGCGCCGCCGCCCTCTTCCGGCGCCAGGTTCAGCGCCAGCCGCGCGGTGAACCAGAAGGTGCTGCCCTGCCCCGGGGTGCTGTCGACCCCGACCTCGCCATGCATCAGCTCCGCCAGCTGCTTGCTGATCACCAGGCCCAGGCCGGTGCCGCCATGGCGCCGCGTGGCCGAGGGGTCGGCCTGGTGGAAGGGCGTGAACAGGCCGGCCAGCTTGTCGGGCGCGATGCCGATGCCCTTGTCCTGCACCTCGAAGCGCACCAGGAGCTCGGGGCCGAAGGCGTGGTCGAGCCGCGCGCGCAGCAGGATGCGGCCGTGCTCGGAGAACTTGACGGCGTTGCCGGCGAAGTTGAGCAGCACCTGCTCCAGCCGCAGCGGGTCGCCGCGCAGGGGACGCATCAGCTCGGGGGCGATCTCGATGTCGAAGCCCAGTCCCTTGCCGGCGGCCGCCTGTCCCAGCTGCTGCTCGACGTTGCGCATGACCCGCTCGAGCATGAAGCCGCGGGTCGCCAGTTCCAGCTTGCCGGCCTCGATCTTGGAAAAGTCGAGAATGTCGTTGATGATGCCCAGCAGGTGCTGGCCCGAGTGGTAGATCTTGTCCAGGTAGCCGCGCAGCTGCGGATCGGGATGCGCCTGCAGCGCCAGGTGGGTCATGCCGATGATACTGTTCATCGGCGTGCGGATTTCGTGGCTCATGTTCGACAGGAAGTCGCTTTTCGCCCGGTTGGCGGCGTCGGCGCGCGCCTTGAGCTCGTGCAGCGCCGTGACGTCGGTCGAGATGCACAGCACCGCCGGCATCTCGCCCTCCGGGTAAAGGGGCACGCGTACGCTCCACATCTGGCGCACGCTGCCGTCCGGCAGCGCCAGTTCGACCTGGCAGGCGTGGCGCTCGCCGCCCTCCAGCACGGCGCGGTCGCGTTCCCAGTTCTGCTCGGCATTGCCCGCCGAGATCACGTCGAGGTCGCGCTGGCCCACGATCTCGGCCGCCGGGCGCCCGAGCAGCGCCGCGATTTTCGCGTTCACGTAGCGGAAGCGGCGCGCGCTGTCCTTCAGGTAGACATAGGCGTCCAGGTTGTCCAGCACCGAATCGAGCAGCAGGCGCTGGTCGAGCGCGGCGCGGCGCGAGCGGTACAGGTTGAAGAACAGGGCGAAGCCCAGCAGGCTCACCCCGAAGCCGGAGCCGAAGGCCAGCAGCGGCAGGGTACGGTCGGTGCCTGCCGCCATCGCTGCGCGGTCGGCCGAAAAATGGGCTTTCCAGCGGGTGCCGGCATAGTCGATCGGAAGCAGGGTCGTGAAGCGCCCTGCCGCCGTGGGCTGGCCGCGCACGTCCGGCCCCAGCAGCAGGCGGTCGCCCGGATCCAGGGCGAGCGGCGTCCCGGACGGCGTTTTTCCGGCCGGCCCGGTCTCGCTGTACAGGCTGAGCGCCACCGGCTGGCCTCCTTGCGGGCCGAGCGCGCGGCGCACCAGTTCGTCGACCGAGAACGCAATCCCGATACTGCCCATGTAGCGTGCGCGCCGCTCCTGCACCGTGGCCGGCAGACCGCCGCCCAGGTACAGCTGCTCGCGCATGCCGAGCGCCGTGTGCGGGGTGGGATGCTGCAGGCGCACCGGATTGCCGGATGCGCCGAGGCTGCCCTCGTCGCGCGTGCGGGCCACCACCGCGGCGATGTGGGGCTGGGCCGCGATGTCGACGCCGAGCCGGTCGTTCGGCTGCGCGGCCGGCTCGACCCAGGTGATCACGGCATACCAGGGACGGCGGCCGGCCGGCCGGATGTCGAAATCCGGATAGCCGCGCGGGTCGACGCTGCGGTCCTGGCGCACGCCTGCGACGAAAGCCTCGCGCCGGGCATCGGGCACGTAGGCGATGAAGGACACCGCCTCGATCGCCGGAAACTGTGCCGGCAGGTCAAGCGCCTTCACGTAGCGGTGCAGGCGCAGCCGCGTCAGCGGACCTTCGCCGGCAGTATGCAGGGCGGCCAACCCGCGCACCACCTGGGTATACGAGACGATGGCGTTCGACACGCGCTCCTGGGCCAGCCGCGCCACGGTCTCGAAGCGCCGCCGCGCGTCGTCCTCGACCGCCCCGGCGGCGACGCGGTAGCACAGCGCCCCGACCGCGAGCGACAGCGCGAGCCCGGCCACCCAGGGGGCGGCGCTCGCGCCCTGCTGGGCCGCACCGGGCGT from Massilia varians encodes:
- the recC gene encoding exodeoxyribonuclease V subunit gamma, whose product is MSSAITPGLLILHGNQMELLRSAMFDWLRAHPLGPLEQETILVQSNGVAEWLKIALAEDMGVCAATRVALPARFLWEAYRGMLGRERVPTRAPFDKDPLTWRLMRLLPALVEDAPYAPLKQFLGDGCPERRLQLAERLADLYDQYQVYRADWLADWEAGRDQLRRAAGEPAPLGPDLKWQACLWREIHASLPQEQRVTGRASIHAQFLAAVEAGREPVSRLPRRVILFGMSTLPYQTLQAIAALSRHTQVLFAVPNPCRFYWGDIIEGRELLKAARRRQQPRGGADLASVPVEELHMHSHPLLASWGRQGRDFVRMLDEFDQGEGSRYENLRVDLFDESDGVTLLQQVQAAVRDLLPPAEHPGTPPPRADRSIEFHIAHSVQREVEVLHDQLLSWFAQDPSLRPRDVVVMVPDIDVFSAAIHAVFEQHRRSDPRHIPFEIGDMRDRSVNPLLVALEWLLRLPQQRCRQSEVRDLLDVPAVAGRFGLAADDLPILGRWIEGSGVRWGLDREHRAGLGLASVGEQNAWIFGVRRMLLGYASGAGASFGDIEPYAEVGGLDAALAGSLAQFIENLLHWRAELVRPRTPGEWGEAARALLAAFFHPGIEADRLTLAQLNEALQCWLETTDSAQFSEPVPLAVMRESWLGQLDQPTLNHQFVSGGVTFCTLMPMRAVPFRVVCLLGMNDGDFPRRSHQADFDLLALPGMARPGDRSRRDDDRYLMLEALLSARDKLYLSWVGRNVRDNSEQPASVLVAQLRDYLKSGWNLDLSERTTEHALQPFSRRYFERGGLLTYAGEWRTAHGQDQPEAGGVDTLPPYEIEPGLVLKLGELAAFLRQPARYFFRRRLGVVFADAAVVGEDEEPFSLDALERYFIEDHLLDDSGPMEALHDVRTALNGRAERLAREGVLPIGLMGRQWQQELVDGLVPVRSAWLELGARFPHSAPKRAVSLGLADGLVLDDWIDRLRSDGTETAWLMQVSSKVLDREGRPRGDKLIGAWLRQLAASAAGAPVAGHLVARDAILTMPALNPIEAAATLHDLVTLWRTNLDRPLGVACKTALALLREGAVEADARLVYDGSYELSGEVEELCLARLWPDFASLVAAGDWPHVARDLYGPLAEWLETGVQVAPLGGDAAGEAA
- a CDS encoding CHASE domain-containing protein, encoding MTASSAVNTPGAAQQGASAAPWVAGLALSLAVGALCYRVAAGAVEDDARRRFETVARLAQERVSNAIVSYTQVVRGLAALHTAGEGPLTRLRLHRYVKALDLPAQFPAIEAVSFIAYVPDARREAFVAGVRQDRSVDPRGYPDFDIRPAGRRPWYAVITWVEPAAQPNDRLGVDIAAQPHIAAVVARTRDEGSLGASGNPVRLQHPTPHTALGMREQLYLGGGLPATVQERRARYMGSIGIAFSVDELVRRALGPQGGQPVALSLYSETGPAGKTPSGTPLALDPGDRLLLGPDVRGQPTAAGRFTTLLPIDYAGTRWKAHFSADRAAMAAGTDRTLPLLAFGSGFGVSLLGFALFFNLYRSRRAALDQRLLLDSVLDNLDAYVYLKDSARRFRYVNAKIAALLGRPAAEIVGQRDLDVISAGNAEQNWERDRAVLEGGERHACQVELALPDGSVRQMWSVRVPLYPEGEMPAVLCISTDVTALHELKARADAANRAKSDFLSNMSHEIRTPMNSIIGMTHLALQAHPDPQLRGYLDKIYHSGQHLLGIINDILDFSKIEAGKLELATRGFMLERVMRNVEQQLGQAAAGKGLGFDIEIAPELMRPLRGDPLRLEQVLLNFAGNAVKFSEHGRILLRARLDHAFGPELLVRFEVQDKGIGIAPDKLAGLFTPFHQADPSATRRHGGTGLGLVISKQLAELMHGEVGVDSTPGQGSTFWFTARLALNLAPEEGGGAGAGLGAAHGARLDGCALLLVEDNVFNQQVGRELLQQAGAEVSVAGNGLEALKAMRRRRFDCVLMDVQMPVMDGLEATRRIRQDPQLAGTLVIAMTANAGVEDRARCLQAGMDEFLSKPVVPELLAATIARCLGRSAAPAPDVVTIPAPGAGAVDFDALARGVGGERDRMRKYAFLFLASARDALADIDAALATGDMATVGALAHRLKSSARAVGAGPFASLCEEIESQAARPAQARALAARLRAQLARVEREIGARLGARVHDQG